One Leptolyngbya sp. CCY15150 DNA segment encodes these proteins:
- the modA gene encoding molybdate ABC transporter substrate-binding protein, producing MQTYRRSNLSLLTVILGLATVGCVQAENPSIPASSTDTTDPDTVELTISVAASVQDAMQDIQTAYQTAVPNVAITYNFGSSGSLAQQISQGAPADIFLSASDQWMDDLEEQNMILPGSRQDLLLNTLVLIVRADQSGVSSFEDLGSDRVSKLAIGEPDSVPAGGYAKETLISLNMFDALQPKLVFGKDVRQVLSYVATGNVDAGLVYATDARLFDQVEVVSTASADMHSPILYPVGVVATSDHGEAAQAFVDFLSSDTAVAIFEDYGFTMAD from the coding sequence ATGCAAACCTACCGCCGTTCAAACCTGTCGCTGCTGACCGTCATCCTTGGCTTAGCGACAGTAGGCTGCGTTCAAGCGGAGAATCCGTCCATCCCCGCATCAAGCACAGACACCACAGATCCAGACACCGTTGAACTCACGATCTCGGTGGCGGCTAGCGTGCAGGATGCCATGCAGGACATCCAAACGGCCTATCAAACCGCAGTTCCCAACGTGGCCATCACCTATAACTTTGGATCCTCCGGCTCCCTAGCTCAGCAGATTAGCCAAGGCGCACCAGCCGATATCTTTTTGTCCGCCTCAGATCAATGGATGGACGACCTGGAAGAGCAGAACATGATTCTGCCCGGCTCACGCCAAGATCTATTGCTCAATACCCTGGTGTTGATCGTGCGGGCAGATCAATCAGGCGTGAGCAGCTTTGAGGATCTGGGCAGCGATCGCGTCAGTAAGCTAGCCATAGGTGAGCCAGACAGCGTGCCCGCCGGGGGCTATGCCAAAGAAACGCTGATCAGCCTCAATATGTTTGATGCTCTGCAACCCAAGCTGGTCTTTGGGAAAGACGTGCGGCAGGTGCTGTCCTACGTTGCCACGGGCAATGTCGATGCAGGGTTAGTCTATGCCACCGATGCCAGATTGTTTGACCAAGTTGAAGTGGTCAGTACAGCATCAGCAGACATGCACTCACCGATCCTGTATCCGGTCGGCGTGGTTGCCACCAGCGACCATGGGGAAGCCGCTCAAGCGTTTGTCGATTTTCTCTCCAGCGACACAGCCGTGGCCATCTTTGAAGACTACGGATTTACCATGGCAGACTAG
- a CDS encoding molybdopterin-binding protein has protein sequence MKYSPRNALTGTIKEIIPGMVNVEVVIDIAPDLEIVSVITKTSSERLNLAVGQEVCALVKASNVMLAVE, from the coding sequence ATGAAATACAGTCCCCGTAATGCTCTGACTGGAACCATCAAAGAGATCATCCCAGGGATGGTCAACGTCGAAGTTGTGATTGACATTGCCCCAGATCTTGAGATTGTTTCGGTAATTACCAAAACATCCAGCGAGCGGTTAAACCTCGCGGTTGGTCAGGAAGTTTGCGCCTTGGTGAAGGCATCGAACGTCATGTTGGCCGTTGAGTAG